A single window of Pontibacillus chungwhensis DNA harbors:
- a CDS encoding RNA polymerase sigma factor has translation MEIEEYYEQYVKDVYRYILSMCGDPYLAEDVTQDTFIKAFQSLGANPPMRVKPWLFTIAYRVFVDNHRKTKRIHPKDPSDFRTLADSVTTEDQAVDRSKQEVFYELLQELPDNQRQAILLVDVNELSIKEASQVLSIKENTCKSHLFRGRTKIKKWIHERWEEDDG, from the coding sequence ATGGAGATAGAGGAGTACTATGAACAATATGTAAAAGATGTGTACCGATATATCTTATCGATGTGTGGCGACCCTTACCTTGCAGAAGATGTCACGCAAGATACGTTTATCAAGGCTTTTCAATCTCTTGGAGCGAACCCGCCAATGCGGGTGAAGCCTTGGCTGTTTACGATCGCTTACAGAGTCTTTGTAGACAATCACCGGAAAACGAAGCGGATCCATCCAAAAGACCCAAGCGATTTCAGGACTTTGGCTGATTCCGTAACAACGGAAGATCAAGCGGTAGATCGCTCGAAGCAGGAGGTCTTCTACGAGTTGTTACAAGAGCTGCCAGACAATCAGAGACAAGCGATTCTGTTGGTGGATGTGAATGAATTGTCGATTAAGGAAGCTTCACAAGTCTTATCGATCAAAGAAAATACATGTAAGAGTCATCTGTTCCGCGGACGGACGAAGATAAAGAAGTGGATTCATGAAAGGTGGGAGGAAGATGACGGATGA
- a CDS encoding anti-sigma factor translates to MTDDFKERLRRYQEGELSKEEEDEMEQDLDKFDVYQSFLEEQSEEKEEPFINSQEVIRKGWFYQRFSLIATVLTVLLLIIPVLELGSKMYYVGKAGKLVDLTTKTIYLTEPNVTIDDDRLDVRARFFNLTFSLDLYKQIGGEKVRIGDWDVLYELDKVDYPDYPDREYVIGDPPLDIPHPEEKKLYHPDDPAPNSDWERLEALPDGTVAEVYVSFDQLYEEGEVLNLLGSMRSEWQWFAVNTGLEASGKSTEGGYLTPIGYPTDSNERVWSPREGIDDNGSSNKEQFLRVMRELEQYEEQATDIARTKWLDLKERNDYLDKNGVTIYGGVVTGPVEELLSLRDKKEIQHMKVGEVRLWNYD, encoded by the coding sequence ATGACGGATGATTTTAAAGAGCGTCTACGGCGCTATCAGGAAGGGGAATTATCGAAAGAGGAAGAAGACGAAATGGAGCAAGATTTGGATAAGTTTGATGTGTATCAATCATTTCTTGAGGAGCAGTCAGAAGAGAAAGAAGAGCCTTTTATTAATAGTCAGGAAGTCATCCGGAAGGGATGGTTCTACCAGCGCTTTTCCCTGATTGCGACTGTACTGACGGTTTTACTCCTCATTATCCCAGTTCTTGAATTAGGCAGTAAGATGTATTATGTCGGGAAAGCAGGAAAGCTTGTTGATCTCACAACGAAAACCATTTATCTGACAGAACCGAATGTCACCATTGATGACGATCGTCTGGACGTTCGCGCCAGATTCTTTAACCTTACGTTTTCCCTTGATCTCTACAAACAAATAGGCGGGGAGAAGGTTCGGATTGGAGATTGGGATGTGCTTTATGAGCTCGATAAGGTGGATTATCCTGATTATCCGGACCGGGAGTATGTGATTGGGGATCCACCACTTGATATCCCCCATCCAGAAGAGAAAAAGCTTTATCATCCTGATGACCCTGCACCCAATTCTGATTGGGAGCGCTTAGAAGCATTGCCTGATGGCACGGTAGCTGAAGTATATGTATCCTTTGATCAGCTTTATGAGGAAGGAGAAGTATTGAACCTACTTGGGTCCATGCGAAGTGAATGGCAGTGGTTTGCTGTTAACACAGGTCTTGAGGCAAGTGGTAAAAGCACAGAAGGCGGCTATCTAACGCCAATTGGTTATCCAACGGATTCAAACGAGCGGGTATGGTCCCCCCGTGAAGGAATCGATGATAATGGCAGCTCGAACAAGGAGCAATTCCTCCGGGTTATGAGGGAGTTAGAACAGTATGAAGAACAGGCAACAGATATAGCCAGGACCAAGTGGCTTGACCTTAAAGAACGGAATGATTACCTAGACAAGAACGGCGTTACAATCTATGGCGGTGTCGTGACAGGACCTGTAGAAGAATTGCTGTCTTTACGTGACAAAAAGGAAATTCAGCATATGAAAGTCGGGGAGGTGCGCTTATGGAATTACGATTGA
- a CDS encoding divergent PAP2 family protein: MKKMNRGILTAISSIGIAQALKILTHKKLSGKWDVTQVATTGGMPSSHSAGVCALATYLASHKGTRHTETALATVFGAIVMYDAQGIRRHTGEIARLVNELEDSFASLAGDFPSFEFVEREKELKELLGHQPVEVLGGAILGCLLGFGSAKLEK; the protein is encoded by the coding sequence ATGAAGAAAATGAACCGAGGAATTCTGACCGCGATCTCATCCATTGGAATCGCACAGGCACTTAAGATCCTGACCCATAAGAAGCTTTCAGGAAAATGGGATGTAACGCAGGTTGCCACAACAGGCGGGATGCCAAGCTCACACTCTGCCGGCGTGTGTGCGCTCGCCACATACTTAGCTTCTCATAAAGGAACACGTCACACCGAAACAGCTCTAGCAACCGTCTTCGGAGCAATTGTCATGTATGATGCACAAGGCATTCGCCGCCACACTGGTGAAATTGCACGCCTTGTTAATGAATTAGAAGATAGTTTTGCCTCTTTAGCTGGTGACTTTCCTAGCTTTGAATTTGTAGAACGTGAGAAAGAATTAAAAGAACTTCTCGGCCACCAACCTGTTGAGGTACTAGGTGGAGCCATCTTAGGATGTTTACTAGGCTTTGGTTCTGCGAAACTGGAGAAGTAA